One Nicotiana tomentosiformis chromosome 4, ASM39032v3, whole genome shotgun sequence genomic window carries:
- the LOC104113795 gene encoding katanin p80 WD40 repeat-containing subunit B1 homolog KTN80.4-like isoform X4, which yields MPGFDFSMTTTKRAYKLQEFVAHSLSVNCLKIGRKSSRVLVTGGEDHKVNLWSIGKPDAVLSLSGHSSGIDSVSFDSSEVLVAAGAASGTIKLWDLEEAKIVRTLTGHRSNCISLDFHPFGEFFASGSLDTNLKIWDIRRKGCIHTYKGHTRGVNTIRFTPDGRWVVSGGEDSTVKIWDLTAGKLLHDFKCHEGQIRSIDFHPHEFLLATGSADKTVKFWDLETFELIGSAGPETTGVRCMAFNTDGRTLLCGLHENLKVFSWEPIRYHDTVDVGWSTLSDLSIHEGKLLGCSYNQSCVGVWVVDISCLEPYTMDSTTRLNGHSVVKSNLRANLSTPAEEATDASFGRLLSSPNSDPVKESKYFERLSLSHNKDLQKDSTTITTITDTPDTSQKINLSTGPRAPPISSRAVPNTTGVKRNSAKAQATENAFIVNKSEIIPVLVPRNNERMELAPERRKGGVAGREMPQRLQPKVSDWKSPTPNENLGRPTAAVQSEVEVPKAIESSSPADRNIFPFVKCSIFGNAATDRNVNDDKNLVSTKHEMDTAPESLSGHQIEDYEARGNILNRNPYSMQGQLRGRTRSTVANWEKRDSVPNYEGLASSIVRTVPDPDVVPTNMNLTHRNSIIIHEKREDPLSAVSEVVVAADEDTIADLMEQHNQFVGSLQSRLAKLQILTFCRLCTSTGKDMILKGQ from the exons ATGCCTGGTTTTGATTTCTCGATGACAACCACTAAACGTGCTTACAAGCTAC AGGAATTTGTAGCACATTCTTTAAGTGTGAATTGCTTAAAGATAGGGAGGAAATCATCCAGGGTTCTTGTAACCGGGGGAGAAGATCACAAAGTTAACCTCTGGTCCATTGGCAAGCCTGATGCCGTATTG AGTTTGTCAGGTCATTCAAGCGGAATTGATTCAGTTAGCTTTGATTCTTCAGAAGTTCTGGTAGCTGCAGGAGCAGCAAGTGGTACTATCAAGCTTTGGGATTTAGAGGAGGCCAAGA TTGTTCGGACTCTCACTGGACATAGATCCAATTGTATATCATTGGACTTCCATCCCTTTGGTGAGTTCTTTGCATCTGGGTCTCTGGACACAAATCTAAAGATATGGGATATTAGACGCAAAGGGTGCATTCACACATACAAAGGGCACACTAGAGGTGTCAACACCATCAGGTTCACGCCAGATGGCCGCTGGGTTGTATCTGGTGGAGAAGACAGTACCGTAAAG ATATGGGATTTGACTGCAGGAAAGCTTTTACATGATTTCAAATGTCATGAAGGACAAATTCGGTCCATAGACTTTCATCCTCATGAATTTTTACTGGCAACAG GTTCTGCTGACAAAACCGTTAAATTTTGGGACCTTGAAACTTTTGAACTCATAGGTTCTGCTGGACCTGAG ACAACAGGAGTGCGTTGCATGGCCTTTAATACTGATGGAAGAACCCTTCTTTGTGGTTTACATGAGAATTTGAAG GTTTTCTCGTGGGAACCAATTAGGTATCATGATACAGTAGATGTTGGCTGGTCTACATTGTCTGATCTTAGTATTCATGAAGGAAAACTTCTTGGATGTTCTTACAATCAAAGTTGTGTTGGAGTGTGGGTTGTCGATATTTCA TGTCTTGAACCATATACAATGGATAGTACTACACGATTAAATGGTCACTCAGTAGTGAAATCCAATTTGAGAGCGAATTTATCCACTCCGGCTGAGGAGGCTACAGATGCAAGTTTCGGGAGACTATTAAGTTCCCCAAATTCTGATCCTGTGAAAGAATCCAAGTATTTTGAAAGACTTTCTTTGTCACACAACAAGGATCTTCAGAAGGATTCTACTACTATTACTA CTATCACGGATACTCCTGACACCTCACAAAAAATAAATCTCAGTACTGGTCCAAGAGCACCTCCAATCAGCTCAAGAGCAGTTCCTAATACAACTGGTGTAAAGAGGAATTCAGCAAAAGCCCAGGCAACAGAAAATGCTTTTATTGTCAATAAGTCAGAGATAATACCTGTTCTTGTCCCAAGAAATAATGAAAGAATGGAGCTAGCACCCGAACGCAGGAAAGGAGGAGTTGCAGGAAGGGAAATGCCACAAAGATTGCAGCCAAAAGTATCTGATTGGAAGTCTCCTACTCCCAACGAAAACCTTGGGAGGCCAACTGCTGCAGTGCAGTCTGAAGTTGAAGTACCTAAGGCTATTGAAAGTAGCAGTCCTGCAGATAGGAACATTTTCCCTTTTGTTAAATGCTCGATATTTGGAAATGCGGCAACTGATAGAAACGTGAATGATGACAAGAATTTAGTTTCCACAAAACATGAAATGGATACAGCACCAGAATCACTCTCCGGACACCAAATTGAAGATT ATGAAGCCCGTGGAAATATTCTAAATAGGAATCCTTATTCCATGCAAGGTCAACTAAGAG GAAGGACACGGTCTACTGTTGCAAACTGGGAAAAGAGAGACAGCGTTCCTAATTATGAGGGTCTTGCTTCCTCCATTGTCAGGACGGTACCTGATCCGGATGTGGTTCCAACCAATATG AATTTAACTCATCGTAATTCAATAATCATACATGAAAAGAGAGAAGATCCCCTTTCAGCTGTAAGTGAGGTGGTTGTTGCTGCCGATGAGGATACCATTGCTGACTTGATGGAACAGCACAACCAATTTGTTGGCTCGCTGCAATCTCGTTTGGCTAAATTACAG ATTTTGACCTTTTGTAGGTTGTGTACCAGTACTGGCAAAGACATGATATTAAAGGGGCAGTAA
- the LOC104113794 gene encoding uncharacterized protein produces the protein MALSSVVMPSLSSPPPRTAAMLNRSGSPSSTSSFASSSGRLTGPTPLAVAFMPFVRRTSLSSSRRSSQIIRMAPEEEKMTRRSPLDFPIEWERPKPGRRPDIFPQFSPMKTPLPPPLPADPPEEDEEEEEKKEEEEDPEKENPDKPDE, from the exons ATGGCGTTATCCTCCGTTGTTATGCCGTCGTTATCTTCTCCGCCGCCACGTACGGCGGCGATGTTGAACCGCTCCGGTTCACCGTCGTCGACATCGTCGTTTGCATCATCCAGTGGCCGGCTCACCGGCCCAACGCCACTAGCCGTCGCTTTTATGCCGTTTGTGAGACGGACATCGCTATCGTCCTCTCGCCGGAGTTCACAAATCATACGTATGGCACCGGAAGAAGAGAAGATGACTCGCCGTTCTCCTCTCGATTTCCCTATC GAATGGGAAAGGCCCAAGCCCGGACGAAGACCGGATATCTTTCCCCAATTCAGTCCCATGAAAACTCCCTTGCCACCTCCTCTGCCAGCTGATCCTCCGGAAGAggatgaggaagaagaagaaaagaaagaggaagaggaagatccTGAGAAAGAAAATCCAGATAAACCAGATGAGTAG
- the LOC104113795 gene encoding katanin p80 WD40 repeat-containing subunit B1 homolog KTN80.4-like isoform X1 produces MPGFDFSMTTTKRAYKLQEFVAHSLSVNCLKIGRKSSRVLVTGGEDHKVNLWSIGKPDAVLSLSGHSSGIDSVSFDSSEVLVAAGAASGTIKLWDLEEAKIVRTLTGHRSNCISLDFHPFGEFFASGSLDTNLKIWDIRRKGCIHTYKGHTRGVNTIRFTPDGRWVVSGGEDSTVKIWDLTAGKLLHDFKCHEGQIRSIDFHPHEFLLATGSADKTVKFWDLETFELIGSAGPETTGVRCMAFNTDGRTLLCGLHENLKVFSWEPIRYHDTVDVGWSTLSDLSIHEGKLLGCSYNQSCVGVWVVDISCLEPYTMDSTTRLNGHSVVKSNLRANLSTPAEEATDASFGRLLSSPNSDPVKESKYFERLSLSHNKDLQKDSTTITTITDTPDTSQKINLSTGPRAPPISSRAVPNTTGVKRNSAKAQATENAFIVNKSEIIPVLVPRNNERMELAPERRKGGVAGREMPQRLQPKVSDWKSPTPNENLGRPTAAVQSEVEVPKAIESSSPADRNIFPFVKCSIFGNAATDRNVNDDKNLVSTKHEMDTAPESLSGHQIEDYEARGNILNRNPYSMQGQLRGRTRSTVANWEKRDSVPNYEGLASSIVRTVPDPDVVPTNMNLTHRNSIIIHEKREDPLSAVSEVVVAADEDTIADLMEQHNQFVGSLQSRLAKLQVVYQYWQRHDIKGAVSALEKMADNAVLADLVSFLTEKNDVITLEICTCLLPLLTGLLQSKLDRHQDISLTMLLKLAKVFGSLIYTSLSTPTSVGVDIEAEKRMERCNLCFIELEKVKNHLPALSRRGGSIAKSAQELSLALQEVS; encoded by the exons ATGCCTGGTTTTGATTTCTCGATGACAACCACTAAACGTGCTTACAAGCTAC AGGAATTTGTAGCACATTCTTTAAGTGTGAATTGCTTAAAGATAGGGAGGAAATCATCCAGGGTTCTTGTAACCGGGGGAGAAGATCACAAAGTTAACCTCTGGTCCATTGGCAAGCCTGATGCCGTATTG AGTTTGTCAGGTCATTCAAGCGGAATTGATTCAGTTAGCTTTGATTCTTCAGAAGTTCTGGTAGCTGCAGGAGCAGCAAGTGGTACTATCAAGCTTTGGGATTTAGAGGAGGCCAAGA TTGTTCGGACTCTCACTGGACATAGATCCAATTGTATATCATTGGACTTCCATCCCTTTGGTGAGTTCTTTGCATCTGGGTCTCTGGACACAAATCTAAAGATATGGGATATTAGACGCAAAGGGTGCATTCACACATACAAAGGGCACACTAGAGGTGTCAACACCATCAGGTTCACGCCAGATGGCCGCTGGGTTGTATCTGGTGGAGAAGACAGTACCGTAAAG ATATGGGATTTGACTGCAGGAAAGCTTTTACATGATTTCAAATGTCATGAAGGACAAATTCGGTCCATAGACTTTCATCCTCATGAATTTTTACTGGCAACAG GTTCTGCTGACAAAACCGTTAAATTTTGGGACCTTGAAACTTTTGAACTCATAGGTTCTGCTGGACCTGAG ACAACAGGAGTGCGTTGCATGGCCTTTAATACTGATGGAAGAACCCTTCTTTGTGGTTTACATGAGAATTTGAAG GTTTTCTCGTGGGAACCAATTAGGTATCATGATACAGTAGATGTTGGCTGGTCTACATTGTCTGATCTTAGTATTCATGAAGGAAAACTTCTTGGATGTTCTTACAATCAAAGTTGTGTTGGAGTGTGGGTTGTCGATATTTCA TGTCTTGAACCATATACAATGGATAGTACTACACGATTAAATGGTCACTCAGTAGTGAAATCCAATTTGAGAGCGAATTTATCCACTCCGGCTGAGGAGGCTACAGATGCAAGTTTCGGGAGACTATTAAGTTCCCCAAATTCTGATCCTGTGAAAGAATCCAAGTATTTTGAAAGACTTTCTTTGTCACACAACAAGGATCTTCAGAAGGATTCTACTACTATTACTA CTATCACGGATACTCCTGACACCTCACAAAAAATAAATCTCAGTACTGGTCCAAGAGCACCTCCAATCAGCTCAAGAGCAGTTCCTAATACAACTGGTGTAAAGAGGAATTCAGCAAAAGCCCAGGCAACAGAAAATGCTTTTATTGTCAATAAGTCAGAGATAATACCTGTTCTTGTCCCAAGAAATAATGAAAGAATGGAGCTAGCACCCGAACGCAGGAAAGGAGGAGTTGCAGGAAGGGAAATGCCACAAAGATTGCAGCCAAAAGTATCTGATTGGAAGTCTCCTACTCCCAACGAAAACCTTGGGAGGCCAACTGCTGCAGTGCAGTCTGAAGTTGAAGTACCTAAGGCTATTGAAAGTAGCAGTCCTGCAGATAGGAACATTTTCCCTTTTGTTAAATGCTCGATATTTGGAAATGCGGCAACTGATAGAAACGTGAATGATGACAAGAATTTAGTTTCCACAAAACATGAAATGGATACAGCACCAGAATCACTCTCCGGACACCAAATTGAAGATT ATGAAGCCCGTGGAAATATTCTAAATAGGAATCCTTATTCCATGCAAGGTCAACTAAGAG GAAGGACACGGTCTACTGTTGCAAACTGGGAAAAGAGAGACAGCGTTCCTAATTATGAGGGTCTTGCTTCCTCCATTGTCAGGACGGTACCTGATCCGGATGTGGTTCCAACCAATATG AATTTAACTCATCGTAATTCAATAATCATACATGAAAAGAGAGAAGATCCCCTTTCAGCTGTAAGTGAGGTGGTTGTTGCTGCCGATGAGGATACCATTGCTGACTTGATGGAACAGCACAACCAATTTGTTGGCTCGCTGCAATCTCGTTTGGCTAAATTACAG GTTGTGTACCAGTACTGGCAAAGACATGATATTAAAGGGGCAGTAAGTGCACTGGAGAAGATGGCAGATAATGCT GTGCTTGCTGATTTAGTGAGCTTCTTAACTGAGAAAAATGACGTTATCACATTAGAGATTTGCACATGCCTATTACCACTTCTCACGGGGCTGCTTCAGAGCAAGTTGGATAG GCATCAAGATATTTCATTGACCATGCTGCTCAAACTTGCTAAAGTATTTGGTTCATTGATTTATACTTCGTTGTCTACTCCAACATCAGTTGGTGTTGATATTGAGGCGGAGAAAAG GATGGAGCGCTGCAATCTCTGCTTTATTGAGCTTGAAAAAGTCAAGAACCATCTGCCTGCTCTTTCTAG AAGAGGAGGATCCATTGCCAAATCTGCTCAGGAACTAAGTCTAGCACTTCAAGAAGTTTCATGA
- the LOC104113795 gene encoding katanin p80 WD40 repeat-containing subunit B1 homolog KTN80.4-like isoform X3, with translation MPGFDFSMTTTKRAYKLQEFVAHSLSVNCLKIGRKSSRVLVTGGEDHKVNLWSIGKPDAVLSLSGHSSGIDSVSFDSSEVLVAAGAASGTIKLWDLEEAKIVRTLTGHRSNCISLDFHPFGEFFASGSLDTNLKIWDIRRKGCIHTYKGHTRGVNTIRFTPDGRWVVSGGEDSTVKIWDLTAGKLLHDFKCHEGQIRSIDFHPHEFLLATGSADKTVKFWDLETFELIGSAGPETTGVRCMAFNTDGRTLLCGLHENLKVFSWEPIRYHDTVDVGWSTLSDLSIHEGKLLGCSYNQSCVGVWVVDISCLEPYTMDSTTRLNGHSVVKSNLRANLSTPAEEATDASFGRLLSSPNSDPVKESKYFERLSLSHNKDLQKDSTTITTITDTPDTSQKINLSTGPRAPPISSRAVPNTTGVKRNSAKAQATENAFIVNKSEIIPVLVPRNNERMELAPERRKGGVAGREMPQRLQPKVSDWKSPTPNENLGRPTAAVQSEVEVPKAIESSSPADRNIFPFVKCSIFGNAATDRNVNDDKNLVSTKHEMDTAPESLSGHQIEDYEARGNILNRNPYSMQGQLRGRTRSTVANWEKRDSVPNYEGLASSIVRTVPDPDVVPTNMREDPLSAVSEVVVAADEDTIADLMEQHNQFVGSLQSRLAKLQVVYQYWQRHDIKGAVSALEKMADNAVLADLVSFLTEKNDVITLEICTCLLPLLTGLLQSKLDRHQDISLTMLLKLAKVFGSLIYTSLSTPTSVGVDIEAEKRMERCNLCFIELEKVKNHLPALSRRGGSIAKSAQELSLALQEVS, from the exons ATGCCTGGTTTTGATTTCTCGATGACAACCACTAAACGTGCTTACAAGCTAC AGGAATTTGTAGCACATTCTTTAAGTGTGAATTGCTTAAAGATAGGGAGGAAATCATCCAGGGTTCTTGTAACCGGGGGAGAAGATCACAAAGTTAACCTCTGGTCCATTGGCAAGCCTGATGCCGTATTG AGTTTGTCAGGTCATTCAAGCGGAATTGATTCAGTTAGCTTTGATTCTTCAGAAGTTCTGGTAGCTGCAGGAGCAGCAAGTGGTACTATCAAGCTTTGGGATTTAGAGGAGGCCAAGA TTGTTCGGACTCTCACTGGACATAGATCCAATTGTATATCATTGGACTTCCATCCCTTTGGTGAGTTCTTTGCATCTGGGTCTCTGGACACAAATCTAAAGATATGGGATATTAGACGCAAAGGGTGCATTCACACATACAAAGGGCACACTAGAGGTGTCAACACCATCAGGTTCACGCCAGATGGCCGCTGGGTTGTATCTGGTGGAGAAGACAGTACCGTAAAG ATATGGGATTTGACTGCAGGAAAGCTTTTACATGATTTCAAATGTCATGAAGGACAAATTCGGTCCATAGACTTTCATCCTCATGAATTTTTACTGGCAACAG GTTCTGCTGACAAAACCGTTAAATTTTGGGACCTTGAAACTTTTGAACTCATAGGTTCTGCTGGACCTGAG ACAACAGGAGTGCGTTGCATGGCCTTTAATACTGATGGAAGAACCCTTCTTTGTGGTTTACATGAGAATTTGAAG GTTTTCTCGTGGGAACCAATTAGGTATCATGATACAGTAGATGTTGGCTGGTCTACATTGTCTGATCTTAGTATTCATGAAGGAAAACTTCTTGGATGTTCTTACAATCAAAGTTGTGTTGGAGTGTGGGTTGTCGATATTTCA TGTCTTGAACCATATACAATGGATAGTACTACACGATTAAATGGTCACTCAGTAGTGAAATCCAATTTGAGAGCGAATTTATCCACTCCGGCTGAGGAGGCTACAGATGCAAGTTTCGGGAGACTATTAAGTTCCCCAAATTCTGATCCTGTGAAAGAATCCAAGTATTTTGAAAGACTTTCTTTGTCACACAACAAGGATCTTCAGAAGGATTCTACTACTATTACTA CTATCACGGATACTCCTGACACCTCACAAAAAATAAATCTCAGTACTGGTCCAAGAGCACCTCCAATCAGCTCAAGAGCAGTTCCTAATACAACTGGTGTAAAGAGGAATTCAGCAAAAGCCCAGGCAACAGAAAATGCTTTTATTGTCAATAAGTCAGAGATAATACCTGTTCTTGTCCCAAGAAATAATGAAAGAATGGAGCTAGCACCCGAACGCAGGAAAGGAGGAGTTGCAGGAAGGGAAATGCCACAAAGATTGCAGCCAAAAGTATCTGATTGGAAGTCTCCTACTCCCAACGAAAACCTTGGGAGGCCAACTGCTGCAGTGCAGTCTGAAGTTGAAGTACCTAAGGCTATTGAAAGTAGCAGTCCTGCAGATAGGAACATTTTCCCTTTTGTTAAATGCTCGATATTTGGAAATGCGGCAACTGATAGAAACGTGAATGATGACAAGAATTTAGTTTCCACAAAACATGAAATGGATACAGCACCAGAATCACTCTCCGGACACCAAATTGAAGATT ATGAAGCCCGTGGAAATATTCTAAATAGGAATCCTTATTCCATGCAAGGTCAACTAAGAG GAAGGACACGGTCTACTGTTGCAAACTGGGAAAAGAGAGACAGCGTTCCTAATTATGAGGGTCTTGCTTCCTCCATTGTCAGGACGGTACCTGATCCGGATGTGGTTCCAACCAATATG AGAGAAGATCCCCTTTCAGCTGTAAGTGAGGTGGTTGTTGCTGCCGATGAGGATACCATTGCTGACTTGATGGAACAGCACAACCAATTTGTTGGCTCGCTGCAATCTCGTTTGGCTAAATTACAG GTTGTGTACCAGTACTGGCAAAGACATGATATTAAAGGGGCAGTAAGTGCACTGGAGAAGATGGCAGATAATGCT GTGCTTGCTGATTTAGTGAGCTTCTTAACTGAGAAAAATGACGTTATCACATTAGAGATTTGCACATGCCTATTACCACTTCTCACGGGGCTGCTTCAGAGCAAGTTGGATAG GCATCAAGATATTTCATTGACCATGCTGCTCAAACTTGCTAAAGTATTTGGTTCATTGATTTATACTTCGTTGTCTACTCCAACATCAGTTGGTGTTGATATTGAGGCGGAGAAAAG GATGGAGCGCTGCAATCTCTGCTTTATTGAGCTTGAAAAAGTCAAGAACCATCTGCCTGCTCTTTCTAG AAGAGGAGGATCCATTGCCAAATCTGCTCAGGAACTAAGTCTAGCACTTCAAGAAGTTTCATGA
- the LOC104113795 gene encoding katanin p80 WD40 repeat-containing subunit B1 homolog KTN80.4-like isoform X2, producing the protein MPGFDFSMTTTKRAYKLQEFVAHSLSVNCLKIGRKSSRVLVTGGEDHKVNLWSIGKPDAVLSLSGHSSGIDSVSFDSSEVLVAAGAASGTIKLWDLEEAKIVRTLTGHRSNCISLDFHPFGEFFASGSLDTNLKIWDIRRKGCIHTYKGHTRGVNTIRFTPDGRWVVSGGEDSTVKIWDLTAGKLLHDFKCHEGQIRSIDFHPHEFLLATGSADKTVKFWDLETFELIGSAGPETTGVRCMAFNTDGRTLLCGLHENLKVFSWEPIRYHDTVDVGWSTLSDLSIHEGKLLGCSYNQSCVGVWVVDISCLEPYTMDSTTRLNGHSVVKSNLRANLSTPAEEATDASFGRLLSSPNSDPVKESKYFERLSLSHNKDLQKDSTTITTITDTPDTSQKINLSTGPRAPPISSRAVPNTTGVKRNSAKAQATENAFIVNKSEIIPVLVPRNNERMELAPERRKGGVAGREMPQRLQPKVSDWKSPTPNENLGRPTAAVQSEVEVPKAIESSSPADRNIFPFVKCSIFGNAATDRNVNDDKNLVSTKHEMDTAPESLSGHQIEDYEARGNILNRNPYSMQGQLRGRTRSTVANWEKRDSVPNYEGLASSIVRTVPDPDVVPTNMNLTHRNSIIIHEKREDPLSAVSEVVVAADEDTIADLMEQHNQFVGSLQSRLAKLQVVYQYWQRHDIKGAVSALEKMADNAVLADLVSFLTEKNDVITLEICTCLLPLLTGLLQSKLDRHQDISLTMLLKLAKVFGSLIYTSLSTPTSVGVDIEAEKRMERCNLCFIELEKVKNHLPALSRGGSIAKSAQELSLALQEVS; encoded by the exons ATGCCTGGTTTTGATTTCTCGATGACAACCACTAAACGTGCTTACAAGCTAC AGGAATTTGTAGCACATTCTTTAAGTGTGAATTGCTTAAAGATAGGGAGGAAATCATCCAGGGTTCTTGTAACCGGGGGAGAAGATCACAAAGTTAACCTCTGGTCCATTGGCAAGCCTGATGCCGTATTG AGTTTGTCAGGTCATTCAAGCGGAATTGATTCAGTTAGCTTTGATTCTTCAGAAGTTCTGGTAGCTGCAGGAGCAGCAAGTGGTACTATCAAGCTTTGGGATTTAGAGGAGGCCAAGA TTGTTCGGACTCTCACTGGACATAGATCCAATTGTATATCATTGGACTTCCATCCCTTTGGTGAGTTCTTTGCATCTGGGTCTCTGGACACAAATCTAAAGATATGGGATATTAGACGCAAAGGGTGCATTCACACATACAAAGGGCACACTAGAGGTGTCAACACCATCAGGTTCACGCCAGATGGCCGCTGGGTTGTATCTGGTGGAGAAGACAGTACCGTAAAG ATATGGGATTTGACTGCAGGAAAGCTTTTACATGATTTCAAATGTCATGAAGGACAAATTCGGTCCATAGACTTTCATCCTCATGAATTTTTACTGGCAACAG GTTCTGCTGACAAAACCGTTAAATTTTGGGACCTTGAAACTTTTGAACTCATAGGTTCTGCTGGACCTGAG ACAACAGGAGTGCGTTGCATGGCCTTTAATACTGATGGAAGAACCCTTCTTTGTGGTTTACATGAGAATTTGAAG GTTTTCTCGTGGGAACCAATTAGGTATCATGATACAGTAGATGTTGGCTGGTCTACATTGTCTGATCTTAGTATTCATGAAGGAAAACTTCTTGGATGTTCTTACAATCAAAGTTGTGTTGGAGTGTGGGTTGTCGATATTTCA TGTCTTGAACCATATACAATGGATAGTACTACACGATTAAATGGTCACTCAGTAGTGAAATCCAATTTGAGAGCGAATTTATCCACTCCGGCTGAGGAGGCTACAGATGCAAGTTTCGGGAGACTATTAAGTTCCCCAAATTCTGATCCTGTGAAAGAATCCAAGTATTTTGAAAGACTTTCTTTGTCACACAACAAGGATCTTCAGAAGGATTCTACTACTATTACTA CTATCACGGATACTCCTGACACCTCACAAAAAATAAATCTCAGTACTGGTCCAAGAGCACCTCCAATCAGCTCAAGAGCAGTTCCTAATACAACTGGTGTAAAGAGGAATTCAGCAAAAGCCCAGGCAACAGAAAATGCTTTTATTGTCAATAAGTCAGAGATAATACCTGTTCTTGTCCCAAGAAATAATGAAAGAATGGAGCTAGCACCCGAACGCAGGAAAGGAGGAGTTGCAGGAAGGGAAATGCCACAAAGATTGCAGCCAAAAGTATCTGATTGGAAGTCTCCTACTCCCAACGAAAACCTTGGGAGGCCAACTGCTGCAGTGCAGTCTGAAGTTGAAGTACCTAAGGCTATTGAAAGTAGCAGTCCTGCAGATAGGAACATTTTCCCTTTTGTTAAATGCTCGATATTTGGAAATGCGGCAACTGATAGAAACGTGAATGATGACAAGAATTTAGTTTCCACAAAACATGAAATGGATACAGCACCAGAATCACTCTCCGGACACCAAATTGAAGATT ATGAAGCCCGTGGAAATATTCTAAATAGGAATCCTTATTCCATGCAAGGTCAACTAAGAG GAAGGACACGGTCTACTGTTGCAAACTGGGAAAAGAGAGACAGCGTTCCTAATTATGAGGGTCTTGCTTCCTCCATTGTCAGGACGGTACCTGATCCGGATGTGGTTCCAACCAATATG AATTTAACTCATCGTAATTCAATAATCATACATGAAAAGAGAGAAGATCCCCTTTCAGCTGTAAGTGAGGTGGTTGTTGCTGCCGATGAGGATACCATTGCTGACTTGATGGAACAGCACAACCAATTTGTTGGCTCGCTGCAATCTCGTTTGGCTAAATTACAG GTTGTGTACCAGTACTGGCAAAGACATGATATTAAAGGGGCAGTAAGTGCACTGGAGAAGATGGCAGATAATGCT GTGCTTGCTGATTTAGTGAGCTTCTTAACTGAGAAAAATGACGTTATCACATTAGAGATTTGCACATGCCTATTACCACTTCTCACGGGGCTGCTTCAGAGCAAGTTGGATAG GCATCAAGATATTTCATTGACCATGCTGCTCAAACTTGCTAAAGTATTTGGTTCATTGATTTATACTTCGTTGTCTACTCCAACATCAGTTGGTGTTGATATTGAGGCGGAGAAAAG GATGGAGCGCTGCAATCTCTGCTTTATTGAGCTTGAAAAAGTCAAGAACCATCTGCCTGCTCTTTCTAG AGGAGGATCCATTGCCAAATCTGCTCAGGAACTAAGTCTAGCACTTCAAGAAGTTTCATGA